A single window of Granulicella sibirica DNA harbors:
- the ald gene encoding alanine dehydrogenase: protein MIVGVPKEVKDHESRVGVTPAGVKALVEAGHTVLVEHDAGALSAFPDDDYQSAGAEIVGSAYDVWRLADMIVKVKEPVEKEYRHFREGLLLFTYLHLAPLRDLTDALLEKKVTGIAYETVRDRTGALPLLTPMSEVAGRMSVQVGAAYLEKEHGGRGVLLGGVPGVAPGNVCVIGGGIVGTNAAKIALGMGAKVTLLDLNLNRLRELDDIFGGRVYTVASNSYNVERAVCEADLVIGGVLIPGAAAPKIVTKAMVAKMKKGAVIVDVAIDQGGCIETARPTTHSDPSYEVNGVVHYCVTNMPAAVPNTSTLALTNATFPYVLKLAKLGATAAIQDDKGIAEGVNTFNGTLTYGAVAQAQAREWTPVAELL from the coding sequence ATGATCGTTGGCGTTCCGAAGGAAGTGAAGGATCACGAGAGCCGCGTTGGGGTGACCCCGGCTGGGGTGAAGGCGCTGGTGGAAGCCGGTCATACCGTTCTCGTCGAACATGACGCGGGGGCGCTTTCGGCATTTCCGGATGACGATTACCAGTCGGCGGGCGCGGAAATTGTCGGGTCGGCGTATGACGTGTGGCGGCTTGCGGACATGATCGTGAAGGTGAAGGAGCCGGTGGAGAAGGAGTATCGGCACTTCCGCGAGGGGCTTCTGCTTTTTACGTACCTTCATCTGGCTCCGCTGCGTGACCTGACGGACGCTCTGCTGGAGAAGAAGGTTACGGGGATTGCGTATGAGACGGTTCGGGATCGGACAGGGGCGCTTCCGCTGCTGACGCCGATGAGCGAGGTGGCCGGGAGGATGTCGGTGCAGGTGGGCGCGGCGTATCTCGAGAAGGAGCATGGCGGGCGCGGGGTTCTGCTGGGGGGCGTGCCGGGTGTGGCTCCGGGGAATGTGTGCGTGATTGGTGGAGGGATCGTGGGGACGAATGCGGCGAAGATCGCTCTCGGTATGGGGGCGAAGGTCACGCTGCTGGATTTGAACCTGAATCGGCTGCGCGAGCTTGATGACATCTTTGGCGGACGGGTTTATACCGTCGCTTCGAACAGCTACAACGTCGAGCGGGCCGTTTGTGAGGCGGATCTGGTGATTGGCGGGGTGTTGATCCCGGGTGCGGCGGCCCCGAAGATTGTGACCAAGGCGATGGTTGCCAAGATGAAGAAGGGCGCGGTGATCGTGGATGTGGCGATCGATCAGGGTGGGTGCATCGAGACGGCTCGGCCAACGACGCATAGCGATCCTTCTTACGAGGTCAACGGAGTCGTGCATTATTGCGTGACGAATATGCCGGCGGCTGTGCCGAATACTTCAACGCTGGCGCTGACAAACGCTACGTTTCCTTATGTGTTGAAGCTGGCGAAGCTTGGGGCTACGGCTGCGATTCAGGATGACAAGGGGATTGCGGAAGGGGTTAATACCTTCAATGGGACGCTGACTTATGGGGCCGTTGCGCAGGCTCAGGCGCGGGAGTGGACGCCTGTGGCGGAGTTGCTCTAG
- the era gene encoding GTPase Era, giving the protein MSFRSGFVSIVGRPNAGKSTLLNALLGQKLAIVTHKPQTTRTRIQGVVEIPLKKKTSSEPGHPAAQVVLVDTPGIHKPDTHLDKRMMQEVHDALESRDLVLFIVDVTHRLPKTEPENTRADGKIKTTGRMALSKAEDDFALQLIQRLKQTEGGCPVVLLLNKIDAISPAEIMPLIAHWSGLYPFAEVIPISARKKINLDLLLDKVVGLLPEGQRYFPKHQLTDQPERFLVAELIREKILLLTGEEVPYATAVVIEKYEEPTERPDAKRPKGAKLPLTKIAAAIFCERTGQKAILIGKQGAMLKEIGTAARKDIESLLGTRVFLELFVKVQEEWRSKPGFIEDLDWRRELEQIAAKQAAEAETGDLK; this is encoded by the coding sequence ATGTCTTTTCGCTCCGGATTCGTATCGATTGTCGGCCGGCCCAATGCGGGCAAGTCCACGCTGTTGAACGCGCTGCTTGGACAGAAGCTGGCGATTGTGACGCACAAGCCGCAGACGACGCGGACGCGGATCCAGGGAGTCGTCGAGATTCCGCTGAAAAAAAAGACGAGTAGCGAACCGGGGCATCCGGCGGCGCAGGTTGTGCTCGTCGATACTCCAGGGATTCATAAGCCGGACACGCACCTTGATAAGCGGATGATGCAGGAGGTGCATGATGCGCTGGAGTCGCGGGACCTGGTACTTTTTATCGTCGATGTGACGCATCGTCTGCCGAAGACGGAGCCGGAGAATACACGGGCTGACGGGAAGATCAAGACGACGGGGCGCATGGCGCTCTCGAAGGCGGAGGACGATTTCGCGCTGCAACTGATCCAGAGGCTGAAGCAGACGGAGGGCGGATGTCCTGTGGTGCTTCTGCTGAACAAGATCGATGCGATCTCCCCCGCAGAGATTATGCCTCTGATTGCGCACTGGTCGGGGCTGTATCCGTTCGCCGAAGTGATTCCCATTTCGGCCCGGAAGAAGATCAATCTTGATCTCCTGCTGGATAAAGTTGTAGGGCTCTTGCCCGAAGGACAGAGATACTTTCCCAAGCACCAATTGACCGACCAGCCGGAAAGGTTTCTGGTGGCGGAGTTGATTCGGGAGAAAATCCTGCTATTGACCGGCGAAGAGGTTCCGTATGCCACTGCAGTCGTGATCGAAAAATACGAAGAGCCGACAGAACGGCCGGATGCGAAGAGGCCGAAGGGAGCCAAGCTTCCGCTGACGAAGATTGCGGCGGCGATTTTTTGCGAACGAACGGGACAAAAGGCTATCTTGATCGGCAAACAGGGCGCGATGCTGAAGGAGATCGGAACGGCGGCACGGAAGGACATTGAGTCGCTGCTGGGGACACGGGTCTTCCTGGAGCTTTTCGTGAAGGTGCAGGAGGAATGGCGCAGCAAGCCGGGATTCATTGAGGACCTGGATTGGCGCCGAGAGTTGGAACAGATTGCGGCAAAGCAGGCTGCAGAGGCCGAAACCGGCGATCTGAAGTAA
- a CDS encoding nucleoside hydrolase produces the protein MEAAKVIFDTDIGDDIDDAYALGLLLRSPEVTVLGVTTAFGDTHLRARLVSRLLAAAGRGDIPVFEGVKSSEKIANANFSQRAYAEGEPDRVYPDAIGWMLETIKKSPGEITLVAVAPMTNVGTLIQRDPEMFRKLKRVVIMGGSVERGYTPHTTPDPEWNIVRDVPAAKALFSSGIPLFVMPLDSTQIPLDAARRAQLFGKGTGLAKALEELTTEWQGGKAKSPVLFDSIAAGYTVKPSLCPVTGMRIEVDDKGYTRKVDGPANAQVCLKSDSETFFRFFMPRMQ, from the coding sequence GTGGAAGCAGCGAAGGTGATCTTCGACACGGATATCGGGGACGATATCGATGATGCGTACGCGCTTGGGTTGTTGCTCCGGAGCCCCGAGGTGACTGTGCTTGGGGTGACGACGGCGTTCGGAGATACGCATCTACGGGCGCGCCTCGTTTCGCGTCTTCTGGCGGCGGCGGGACGCGGGGATATACCGGTGTTCGAGGGAGTGAAGAGTTCGGAGAAGATTGCGAACGCGAACTTCTCGCAGAGGGCATACGCAGAGGGTGAGCCGGACCGGGTTTACCCCGACGCGATCGGGTGGATGCTGGAGACGATCAAGAAGAGTCCGGGAGAGATCACGCTCGTGGCGGTGGCTCCGATGACGAACGTGGGGACGCTGATTCAGCGGGATCCGGAGATGTTTCGAAAGCTGAAGCGGGTCGTGATCATGGGCGGGTCGGTGGAGCGGGGGTACACGCCGCATACGACACCGGATCCGGAATGGAACATTGTGCGCGACGTGCCGGCGGCGAAGGCTTTGTTTTCGTCGGGGATTCCGCTGTTTGTGATGCCGCTCGATTCGACGCAGATCCCGCTCGATGCGGCTCGGAGGGCGCAACTCTTTGGGAAGGGAACGGGACTTGCCAAGGCGCTTGAGGAGCTGACGACGGAGTGGCAAGGAGGTAAGGCAAAGTCGCCGGTGCTGTTTGATTCGATTGCGGCGGGTTATACGGTGAAGCCTTCGCTCTGTCCGGTGACGGGGATGCGGATCGAGGTGGATGACAAGGGCTATACGAGGAAGGTGGATGGGCCGGCGAACGCGCAGGTTTGCCTGAAGTCCGATTCGGAGACGTTCTTTCGGTTCTTCATGCCGCGCATGCAGTAG
- a CDS encoding GGDEF domain-containing protein, whose product MGAGQTPQEIANTQQVLAAGIALVAIQAVAGLFLPEQGVVTYAGIGCCYALAGLTSFQRMFRYTGTMRVRWMMVALGFAVGVLGFMLKIAGGSVFPSTGKMAGFPEVLLLLRGLPFLVAASLSNRENSRVFIRLDLAQAVLTVGLAFIALLFAFPVPGGGYAPIPSLVATDRLMVANLLIAVAATVRIFARRDSGERRFFRRLCGFLWANALAITFVNRVLLHRAHVFGGSPLLVISDLPVLWMAVAASRPSKVVTSSGTVHRDSFVDAGSSFLFPFSVFLMAASIVPVHLYLGMGFVTLTFVLYAVRATILQTRYLAVQEELRKANERSRDQALQDGLTGIPNRRNFDQTLDREWRRAQRTNQPLSLLMIDVDHFKQLNDSLGHPTGDSCLRQLASLFRTRLGREQDFAARYGGEEFTILLMDTGIEGARTVAEGLRRTVSQYEFTHMGRPCGEITISIGVATKVPTLEEASSTLVELADEALYSAKNNGRNRVEVQVKEMARRA is encoded by the coding sequence ATGGGTGCAGGTCAGACTCCCCAAGAGATAGCGAACACTCAACAGGTCCTGGCGGCTGGGATCGCGTTGGTCGCCATACAGGCGGTTGCCGGATTGTTTCTGCCGGAGCAGGGGGTTGTCACCTATGCCGGGATCGGATGCTGTTACGCGCTGGCGGGCCTGACTTCGTTCCAGAGAATGTTTCGGTATACGGGCACGATGCGCGTGCGCTGGATGATGGTCGCGCTTGGATTCGCGGTCGGGGTGCTTGGATTCATGCTCAAGATCGCCGGCGGATCAGTCTTTCCTTCCACCGGGAAGATGGCGGGGTTCCCGGAGGTACTTCTTCTTCTGCGCGGGCTTCCGTTCCTGGTGGCGGCTTCGCTATCGAACCGGGAGAACTCCCGGGTCTTCATTCGGTTGGACCTTGCGCAGGCTGTGCTGACGGTAGGCCTGGCGTTCATTGCGCTGTTGTTTGCGTTCCCGGTGCCCGGCGGGGGGTATGCGCCGATTCCGTCGCTGGTGGCGACGGACCGCTTGATGGTGGCGAATCTGCTGATCGCGGTAGCGGCGACGGTGAGGATCTTTGCCCGGAGGGATTCGGGGGAGAGGCGCTTTTTCCGGAGGCTGTGCGGGTTTCTGTGGGCGAATGCGCTGGCAATCACGTTCGTGAACCGAGTTCTCCTGCACCGAGCCCACGTTTTCGGGGGATCGCCGCTGCTGGTGATTTCAGATTTGCCTGTGCTGTGGATGGCTGTGGCAGCGAGTCGTCCATCCAAGGTGGTCACCTCTTCGGGAACGGTTCATAGGGATTCTTTTGTGGATGCGGGGAGTAGCTTCCTGTTTCCTTTTTCGGTCTTCCTCATGGCCGCTTCGATCGTTCCGGTGCATTTGTATCTAGGGATGGGGTTCGTAACGCTGACGTTTGTCTTGTATGCGGTGCGGGCAACGATTTTGCAGACGCGGTATCTGGCGGTGCAGGAGGAGTTGCGCAAGGCCAATGAGAGGAGTCGAGACCAAGCTCTACAGGATGGATTGACAGGCATACCGAATCGGCGAAATTTCGATCAGACACTTGATCGCGAGTGGAGGCGCGCACAGAGGACGAACCAACCGCTGTCCCTTCTGATGATCGACGTAGATCACTTCAAGCAGTTGAATGATTCGCTTGGACATCCGACGGGGGATTCATGCCTAAGGCAGCTTGCGAGCCTATTTCGGACGAGGCTTGGACGGGAACAGGACTTTGCGGCCCGTTATGGTGGGGAGGAGTTTACGATTCTGTTGATGGATACCGGGATCGAGGGAGCGCGTACAGTTGCAGAGGGTCTGAGGCGGACGGTGTCGCAGTACGAGTTCACGCACATGGGCCGTCCGTGCGGAGAGATTACGATAAGTATTGGGGTCGCGACGAAGGTTCCCACGCTCGAGGAAGCGTCGTCGACGCTGGTGGAACTGGCGGACGAGGCGCTGTACTCGGCGAAGAATAACGGCCGGAACCGGGTCGAGGTGCAGGTGAAAGAAATGGCCCGGCGGGCGTAA
- a CDS encoding rod shape-determining protein — translation MAFNSSRIHNMRSLFSLFSSDLAIDLGTANTLVYANGKGIIVNEPSIIAVNTVTNEVEAVGKEAKEMLGRTPGNIVAIKPMKDGVIADFRHTEKMLNYFIMKAHNNRKRMVHPRIVIGVPSEITQVEKRAVMDSAYRAKASEVHLVEQAMVAAIGAGLPITEPGGNMVVDIGGGTTDIAVISLAGIVYSRSVRMAGNQMDEAIITYIKRKYNLLIGERTAEQIKMELGSAFILDKPLTKQIVGRNLIEGVPKTISIDDSEIREALSECIATIINAIRVALERTPPELSADISDRGIVLTGGGALIKNLDKRIREETGLPVSIADDPLASVVLGTGKMLSDFKLLRKISID, via the coding sequence ATGGCCTTCAACAGCTCCCGCATCCACAACATGCGCTCGCTTTTCAGCCTGTTCTCAAGCGATCTCGCGATCGACCTCGGAACGGCGAACACACTTGTCTACGCCAATGGCAAGGGAATCATCGTCAATGAACCAAGCATCATCGCCGTCAATACCGTCACCAACGAGGTTGAGGCCGTCGGCAAGGAAGCCAAGGAGATGCTCGGCCGCACTCCCGGCAATATCGTCGCCATCAAGCCGATGAAGGACGGCGTCATCGCCGACTTCCGCCACACCGAAAAGATGTTGAACTACTTCATCATGAAGGCGCACAACAACCGCAAGCGCATGGTGCACCCCCGCATCGTCATCGGCGTCCCTTCTGAAATCACTCAGGTAGAAAAGCGCGCCGTCATGGACTCCGCCTACCGCGCCAAGGCCTCCGAGGTCCACCTCGTCGAGCAGGCCATGGTCGCCGCCATCGGCGCCGGCCTCCCCATCACCGAGCCCGGCGGAAACATGGTCGTCGACATCGGCGGTGGCACCACCGACATCGCCGTCATCTCCCTCGCCGGCATCGTCTATTCGCGCTCCGTCCGCATGGCCGGAAACCAGATGGACGAGGCGATCATCACCTACATCAAGCGCAAGTACAACCTGCTCATCGGCGAGCGCACCGCCGAGCAGATCAAGATGGAGCTCGGCTCCGCCTTCATCCTCGACAAGCCCCTCACCAAGCAGATCGTCGGCCGCAACCTCATCGAAGGCGTCCCCAAAACCATCTCCATCGACGACTCCGAGATCCGCGAAGCCCTCAGCGAGTGCATCGCCACCATCATCAACGCCATCCGCGTCGCCCTCGAGCGCACGCCGCCCGAGCTCTCCGCAGACATCTCCGACCGCGGCATCGTCCTCACCGGCGGCGGAGCCCTCATCAAGAACCTTGACAAACGCATCCGCGAAGAAACCGGCCTGCCCGTCTCCATCGCCGACGACCCGCTAGCCTCCGTCGTCCTCGGAACCGGTAAAATGCTCTCCGACTTCAAGCTCCTGCGCAAGATCTCCATCGACTAA
- a CDS encoding SDR family NAD(P)-dependent oxidoreductase: MRLSGKKALITGGNSGIGLATALRFVQEGAEVAITGRDQKTLDEAVALLGPKARGYRADVTDAAARKVLFEQLANDFGTLDIVFANAGISGRTPTGTADEAVFENIIHINLTGAFVTANSAAPLLNDGGAIIFNASVHISAGQPGMAAYAASKGGLLSMARSIAADLAPRGIRVNVVSPGATKTPIWARGPRANATPEESGAQAAFVATLIPLARWGEADEIAKAVLFLASDDASYVNATELLVDGGMIGSPLGSPRNRG; this comes from the coding sequence ATGAGACTTTCAGGCAAGAAGGCACTTATTACCGGGGGAAACAGCGGCATCGGGCTAGCCACTGCGTTGCGCTTTGTCCAGGAGGGCGCAGAGGTTGCTATCACGGGCCGGGACCAGAAGACGCTCGATGAAGCGGTTGCGCTGCTTGGACCGAAGGCGCGTGGATATCGGGCGGATGTTACGGATGCGGCTGCTCGCAAGGTGCTGTTTGAGCAGTTGGCGAATGACTTTGGCACGCTGGATATCGTGTTTGCCAACGCGGGTATCTCGGGAAGGACGCCGACAGGAACCGCGGATGAGGCGGTCTTCGAGAACATCATTCACATTAACCTGACGGGTGCTTTCGTGACGGCTAACTCAGCGGCTCCCTTGCTGAACGATGGTGGCGCGATCATCTTCAATGCGTCGGTCCACATCTCCGCGGGGCAGCCTGGGATGGCTGCTTATGCGGCAAGCAAGGGCGGCCTGCTGTCGATGGCTCGCTCGATTGCGGCCGATCTTGCGCCGCGTGGTATTCGGGTGAACGTAGTATCACCGGGTGCGACGAAGACACCGATCTGGGCTCGCGGGCCGCGGGCGAATGCGACTCCGGAAGAGAGCGGGGCGCAGGCGGCGTTTGTCGCTACGTTGATTCCACTCGCGCGTTGGGGTGAGGCGGATGAGATCGCCAAGGCGGTTTTATTCCTGGCCTCGGATGATGCTTCCTATGTCAATGCGACGGAACTCTTGGTAGACGGCGGAATGATCGGCTCGCCGCTTGGCTCGCCGCGTAATCGTGGGTAA
- a CDS encoding TetR/AcrR family transcriptional regulator encodes MRYPLEETAEKHERIVRVASELFRERGFDDVTVAEVMKAGGLTHGAFYSHFPSKEALMAAAVEYGMEATLAGIKKNSATATTRAAYLNRYLSTKHRDNPAQGCTMSALSGDIRNEPEVQHTFSTELKAILEAMGGNRGDAIFTTAAMVGAMVLARAGDDDSLSKEILSEVRKRLTPKSQA; translated from the coding sequence ATGCGTTATCCCCTCGAAGAGACAGCAGAAAAACACGAGCGCATCGTCCGCGTGGCCTCGGAGTTATTTCGTGAACGCGGCTTCGATGATGTCACCGTCGCGGAAGTGATGAAGGCCGGCGGCCTCACCCACGGTGCCTTCTACAGCCACTTCCCTTCAAAGGAAGCCCTGATGGCCGCAGCCGTCGAGTACGGCATGGAGGCCACACTGGCTGGTATCAAAAAGAACTCCGCCACCGCCACGACCCGTGCCGCCTATCTCAATCGCTACCTCAGCACAAAGCATCGCGACAACCCCGCCCAGGGCTGCACGATGTCCGCACTCTCCGGCGATATTCGCAACGAGCCCGAGGTGCAACACACCTTCTCTACGGAACTGAAGGCCATCCTCGAAGCCATGGGCGGCAATCGAGGCGACGCTATCTTCACCACAGCGGCGATGGTTGGGGCGATGGTCCTGGCACGCGCCGGAGACGATGACTCCCTGTCAAAAGAAATTTTGAGCGAGGTCCGCAAGCGGCTCACCCCAAAGTCACAGGCCTAG
- a CDS encoding DUF3861 domain-containing protein, with protein sequence MNSYSYRVTVEPLTGSKGEPVEATALSFVIKNHDDILAIAERAKGRAGLDEETSTALAISLKMFSEVMLLNRKNPLFENIQGPFRDFIQAFKAAGKTDRAE encoded by the coding sequence ATGAACTCCTACAGCTATCGCGTCACCGTAGAACCTCTGACCGGGTCCAAGGGCGAGCCAGTCGAAGCCACCGCCCTGAGTTTCGTCATCAAAAACCACGACGACATCCTCGCCATCGCCGAGCGCGCCAAGGGCCGCGCGGGCCTCGACGAAGAAACCAGCACCGCCCTCGCCATCAGCCTCAAGATGTTTAGCGAGGTGATGCTACTGAACCGCAAAAATCCCCTCTTCGAGAACATCCAGGGACCCTTCCGCGACTTCATCCAGGCCTTCAAAGCCGCCGGAAAAACCGATCGGGCCGAGTAG
- a CDS encoding alpha/beta fold hydrolase, protein MKAIRRNHVRVIGRGTKTLMLGHGFGCDQTMWRQVTPAFDTEYRIVLFDHMGSGLSDTSVFSGARYATLHGYARDVVDIIDEMKLEEIHFVGHSVSSMIGALATIARPDKFKSLTMIGPSPCYLNDGDYRGGFERLGLEKLVADMENNHVVWSATMAPLIVGKHASPMIVAELEACLCRMDPMLAHHFARVIFFSDLRDQLPQVRVPVLVMQCEDDIVVPPFVGEYVQQHIPDARLVMTGTPGHCPHMSSPKDVIREVRAFLESVEKRQVSPDNGNSAEAASETVFQS, encoded by the coding sequence ATGAAAGCGATTCGGCGAAATCATGTGAGGGTGATCGGGCGTGGTACGAAGACGCTCATGCTCGGGCATGGCTTCGGGTGCGATCAGACGATGTGGCGGCAGGTCACTCCGGCATTCGACACCGAGTACAGGATTGTCCTCTTCGATCACATGGGCTCCGGGCTTTCGGATACATCCGTATTCAGCGGCGCGCGGTATGCCACGCTCCACGGCTATGCGCGGGATGTGGTCGACATCATCGACGAGATGAAGCTTGAAGAGATCCATTTCGTCGGGCACTCGGTGAGTTCGATGATCGGTGCGCTGGCGACGATCGCGCGACCGGACAAGTTCAAGAGTCTGACGATGATCGGGCCGTCTCCGTGCTATCTGAACGATGGAGACTACAGGGGCGGATTCGAGCGGCTGGGGCTTGAAAAGTTAGTGGCAGATATGGAAAACAACCACGTGGTCTGGTCGGCGACGATGGCTCCTCTCATTGTCGGAAAGCATGCAAGTCCGATGATAGTGGCCGAGCTTGAGGCTTGCCTGTGCCGAATGGATCCGATGCTTGCGCATCACTTCGCACGGGTGATTTTTTTCTCCGATCTGCGCGATCAGCTTCCGCAGGTTCGGGTGCCCGTGCTGGTGATGCAATGCGAAGACGATATTGTCGTTCCGCCGTTCGTTGGCGAGTATGTACAGCAGCATATTCCGGACGCGAGATTGGTGATGACCGGGACGCCGGGGCATTGCCCGCATATGAGTTCGCCCAAGGATGTGATTCGGGAGGTTCGGGCGTTTCTTGAGTCTGTCGAAAAGAGACAAGTATCGCCCGACAATGGGAATTCCGCAGAGGCGGCTAGCGAGACCGTGTTTCAGTCCTAG
- a CDS encoding sensor histidine kinase — protein sequence MGTATSRRKVLSIVLGACTLLLMGGLVILNAFHLNSLSPSSYEQILVFTGLSTVAFLLFVTVLVLLVRNVLKLYAEQRSRVLGTRLRTRMLWGAVLVSLVPIAFMFAFSFGLMNRKVDSWFSQPVTQMRDDANHMASELAGYTAANARVEADSIAASIPAIHAPGAGQVADETVIRILRQHETTLQGGFVVVYREGRAVASYHMPQQAGATAEVKEWLPQQPAQPEDDNDATKGARPPDLTLSASHPVNLSTDAAILETAQRSDEPILSIGQTDYALGTAGVKGGGTVVAGLPLPYGLASTMARMRTSADAYWTLFRGRRQLRNLYAILLAMMTCLALFASSWLALHLSKQVTKPVESLADAMQAVAAGDYARRVAESATDELGELIRSFNHMAGDLESSRAQVEKSTHQLNVVNATLEARRSELETMLETIPNGVATLDSAGRIVLANRALSEMMDPGGQRPFIGRDIKEVFPAEMMDSLERLMRRSHRMGSAAGEMEMGGNGNGNGQAPFGSNGATMNLLATVALLEGGTARTHLGYVLVLENATELLRAQKQSAWKEVARRVAHEIKNPLTPISLSAEQIHRHIERLSVTMAEQEVESPSVAIIRRCSEVITSSVESMRSLVDQFASLAEFPMARPRPADLNTIVESSLALFAGRLQSIRLVRHMADDLPLVLADPEAMKRALGNLIDNAAEAMQQSLLREIHIETSLLANGLVELVVADTGSGLTDEMRERLFLPYFSTKQRGTGLGLAIASKIIQEHQGTIRAEGNVPVGAKFIVELKPASLIDGQPVEPLEVSALAAEVKAGALPN from the coding sequence ATGGGAACAGCGACAAGCCGGCGCAAGGTGCTGAGTATTGTCCTGGGAGCCTGCACCCTTCTCCTCATGGGCGGGCTCGTGATCCTGAATGCATTTCATCTGAACTCCCTGAGCCCTTCCTCGTACGAACAGATTCTTGTGTTTACCGGGCTTTCGACTGTGGCGTTCCTGCTGTTCGTCACGGTGCTTGTTCTCCTGGTGCGGAACGTTCTAAAGCTCTACGCCGAGCAGCGCAGCCGCGTGCTTGGGACGCGGCTGCGGACCCGGATGCTGTGGGGAGCGGTGCTGGTTTCGCTCGTTCCGATCGCCTTCATGTTCGCGTTCAGCTTCGGGCTGATGAACCGGAAGGTCGATAGCTGGTTCTCGCAGCCGGTGACGCAGATGCGCGACGACGCCAACCACATGGCGAGCGAGCTTGCCGGTTACACGGCGGCGAACGCAAGGGTCGAGGCCGATTCGATTGCGGCGTCGATTCCGGCGATCCATGCTCCTGGGGCTGGCCAGGTTGCGGACGAGACAGTGATTCGCATCCTGCGGCAGCATGAGACGACCCTTCAGGGCGGATTCGTCGTGGTATATCGCGAGGGCCGAGCTGTTGCCTCGTATCACATGCCGCAGCAAGCGGGTGCGACCGCTGAGGTCAAAGAATGGCTTCCTCAGCAACCGGCGCAGCCGGAGGATGACAACGATGCGACCAAGGGGGCACGACCGCCGGACCTGACGCTCTCTGCCAGTCATCCGGTGAATCTCTCAACCGATGCAGCGATTCTTGAGACAGCGCAGCGGAGCGATGAGCCGATTCTCTCGATAGGGCAGACGGATTATGCACTCGGCACGGCTGGGGTGAAGGGTGGCGGGACAGTCGTGGCGGGGCTTCCGCTCCCGTACGGGCTTGCGAGCACGATGGCGCGGATGCGAACTTCGGCTGATGCGTACTGGACGCTGTTTCGCGGACGACGGCAGTTGCGGAATCTCTATGCCATCCTGCTGGCGATGATGACCTGCCTAGCGCTGTTCGCTTCAAGCTGGCTGGCGCTACATCTCTCCAAGCAGGTAACGAAGCCTGTCGAGAGTCTTGCCGATGCGATGCAGGCGGTTGCCGCGGGAGACTATGCGCGGAGGGTGGCGGAGAGCGCGACGGACGAGCTTGGGGAGTTGATCCGGAGCTTCAACCATATGGCGGGGGATCTCGAGAGCAGCCGGGCGCAGGTGGAGAAGTCGACGCACCAGTTGAACGTGGTGAACGCGACTCTGGAGGCGCGGCGGTCGGAACTCGAGACGATGCTGGAGACGATTCCGAATGGGGTGGCGACGCTCGACTCTGCGGGGCGGATCGTGCTGGCGAATCGGGCGCTCTCGGAGATGATGGATCCGGGCGGGCAAAGGCCGTTCATCGGGCGGGATATCAAAGAGGTGTTTCCAGCGGAGATGATGGATTCTCTCGAACGGCTTATGCGGCGGAGTCATCGCATGGGATCGGCTGCGGGAGAGATGGAGATGGGTGGGAACGGCAACGGGAATGGGCAAGCGCCGTTCGGGAGCAATGGGGCCACGATGAATCTGCTTGCCACCGTTGCGCTGCTGGAGGGTGGGACGGCGCGGACCCATCTTGGTTATGTGCTTGTGCTGGAGAATGCGACGGAACTTCTGCGGGCACAGAAGCAGTCAGCATGGAAGGAAGTCGCGCGGCGGGTGGCGCATGAGATCAAGAATCCACTAACACCAATTTCGCTTTCCGCGGAGCAGATTCATCGTCATATCGAACGGCTCTCGGTGACGATGGCGGAGCAGGAGGTCGAGAGTCCCTCGGTGGCGATCATCCGGCGGTGCTCGGAGGTGATCACGAGTTCGGTGGAGTCAATGCGTTCTCTGGTGGACCAGTTCGCCTCGCTCGCCGAGTTTCCGATGGCGCGGCCACGGCCTGCGGATCTGAATACGATCGTTGAGAGTTCGCTTGCGTTGTTTGCAGGGAGGCTGCAATCGATTCGTCTGGTGCGGCACATGGCGGACGATCTTCCGCTGGTGCTGGCCGACCCGGAGGCGATGAAGCGGGCGTTGGGAAACCTCATCGATAACGCTGCCGAGGCGATGCAGCAGAGCCTGCTGCGCGAGATTCATATTGAGACGAGCCTGCTGGCGAACGGGCTCGTGGAGCTTGTCGTCGCGGATACGGGGTCTGGGCTGACGGACGAGATGCGGGAACGTCTCTTTCTGCCTTACTTCTCGACGAAGCAGAGGGGCACAGGGCTCGGGCTGGCGATCGCGTCGAAGATCATCCAGGAACATCAGGGGACGATCCGGGCAGAAGGGAACGTACCTGTGGGCGCGAAGTTTATCGTTGAGTTGAAGCCTGCTTCGCTGATCGATGGGCAGCCAGTGGAGCCGCTTGAGGTTTCGGCGCTTGCGGCTGAGGTCAAGGCTGGGGCGCTGCCGAACTAG